From Granulicella sp. WH15, the proteins below share one genomic window:
- a CDS encoding heavy-metal-associated domain-containing protein yields MTTLKIDNMHCDACIRRVTQALNSLPDTKVEEVYIGTARIETTATPEQILAAMQKTGFPTHIEQ; encoded by the coding sequence ATGACCACTCTAAAGATCGACAACATGCACTGCGACGCCTGCATCCGCCGCGTCACCCAGGCCCTCAACAGCCTGCCCGACACCAAAGTCGAAGAGGTCTATATCGGCACGGCCCGCATTGAGACCACAGCCACGCCGGAGCAGATCCTGGCCGCCATGCAAAAGACCGGCTTCCCCACCCACATCGAGCAATAA
- a CDS encoding heavy metal translocating P-type ATPase, translated as MSTASKVVLPIVGMSCSACQIHVEKALLATPGVTSATVSLLANQATVEGTAPIETLIEAVHESGYEALAPTTATVAEEQDESHLPLRAALALAAAVAAMLLSMPLMMATETPDPLLRAVDNLLMPLMPAALMSLPAEPVRWLLLAITAAVMLFTSPETYRRAFAAARHRATNMNTLVAIGTLAAFFYSAVATIAPTAFTSHGLAPDVYFEAVDFILAFLLLGSLLDARAKNRTQSALAAFAKLQPTTARVLRNGTETEIPLEEVQPEDTIQLRPGERVPVDGVVLTGRSTVDESLLTGESQPVLKTPDSAVIGGTINLDGPLTLRATTLGASSVLAQLHRLLAEAQSSRAPMQKLADRASAIFVPSILVLAAVTFALWLAFDHSLPRAFSIAIAVLVIACPCAMGLAVPAALTVGIGRAAQLGILVRNGEALERLASTDTLAFDKTGTLTEGHPSITSADFAPDADPSQLLPLAAALEQYSEHPLASAVIAYAAATATATATPKLADVKTIPGQGIVATHNGQPVAIGNATLLESLHIPLMQQTTPEATTQLHLAVNGTHVLTLQAKDTLRPSAPEAIGQLASLHVSAHMLTGDNPQTAASIAAQCGISPADTHASLLPADKLTVIRSLQQQGRTVAMAGDGLNDAAALAQADTGIAVSTGTDLTREAADLILMSGAAHGEIDLRAIPTAIRLARRTTRTMRQNLGWAVAYNACGLPIAAGLLYPHFHILLSPVLASAAMALSSTSVLLNSLRLRRFH; from the coding sequence ATGAGTACTGCCAGCAAGGTCGTTCTCCCCATCGTCGGCATGTCGTGCAGCGCCTGCCAGATCCACGTGGAGAAGGCCCTGCTCGCCACTCCCGGCGTCACCTCGGCCACCGTCTCCCTGCTGGCTAACCAGGCCACGGTCGAAGGCACGGCCCCCATCGAGACCCTCATCGAAGCCGTTCATGAGTCCGGCTACGAGGCCCTTGCCCCCACCACAGCCACCGTCGCGGAAGAGCAGGACGAGTCCCATCTCCCCCTGAGAGCCGCGCTGGCACTGGCCGCAGCCGTGGCGGCTATGCTCCTCTCCATGCCGCTGATGATGGCCACCGAGACTCCCGACCCACTTCTGCGCGCCGTCGACAATCTCCTGATGCCGCTCATGCCCGCCGCGCTGATGAGCCTGCCCGCTGAGCCTGTCCGCTGGCTGCTGCTGGCGATCACCGCAGCAGTGATGCTTTTCACCAGCCCCGAGACCTACCGTCGCGCCTTCGCCGCAGCCCGCCACAGGGCGACCAACATGAACACGCTGGTCGCCATCGGCACACTGGCCGCGTTCTTCTACTCGGCAGTGGCGACCATCGCCCCCACAGCCTTCACCAGCCACGGCCTCGCCCCCGATGTCTACTTCGAGGCCGTCGACTTCATCCTCGCCTTCCTGCTCTTAGGCTCGCTCCTCGACGCCCGCGCCAAGAACCGCACCCAGTCCGCCCTAGCCGCCTTCGCCAAGCTCCAACCCACAACCGCCCGCGTCCTCCGCAACGGCACCGAAACCGAGATCCCCCTCGAAGAGGTCCAGCCCGAGGACACCATCCAGCTCCGCCCCGGCGAACGCGTCCCGGTCGATGGTGTCGTCCTCACCGGCCGCTCCACGGTAGACGAGTCACTCCTCACCGGCGAGTCCCAGCCCGTCCTCAAGACCCCCGACAGCGCGGTCATCGGCGGCACCATCAACCTCGACGGCCCGCTCACCCTGCGCGCCACCACCCTCGGCGCGTCCAGCGTCCTCGCGCAGCTCCATCGTCTGCTGGCCGAGGCCCAGTCCAGCCGCGCCCCCATGCAGAAGCTCGCCGACCGAGCCTCGGCCATCTTCGTGCCCTCCATCCTGGTGCTGGCGGCGGTCACCTTCGCCCTCTGGCTGGCGTTCGACCACTCGCTACCCCGCGCCTTCTCCATCGCCATCGCGGTGCTGGTCATCGCCTGCCCCTGCGCGATGGGCCTCGCCGTTCCCGCAGCCCTCACGGTCGGGATAGGCCGCGCCGCGCAGCTCGGCATCCTCGTCCGCAACGGCGAAGCCCTCGAGCGTCTCGCAAGCACCGACACCCTCGCCTTCGACAAGACCGGCACCCTCACCGAGGGCCATCCCTCCATCACCTCCGCCGACTTCGCGCCCGACGCCGACCCCAGCCAGCTCCTGCCCCTCGCAGCCGCGCTCGAACAGTACTCCGAACACCCACTGGCCAGCGCCGTAATCGCCTACGCCGCCGCCACGGCCACGGCCACGGCCACACCCAAGCTAGCGGACGTAAAAACCATCCCCGGTCAGGGCATCGTCGCCACACACAACGGCCAGCCCGTAGCCATCGGCAACGCAACGCTCCTCGAGTCGCTGCACATCCCCCTCATGCAGCAGACCACTCCCGAGGCCACCACCCAGCTCCATCTAGCGGTAAACGGCACCCACGTTCTCACCCTTCAGGCAAAAGACACTCTCCGCCCCAGCGCCCCCGAAGCCATCGGCCAACTGGCATCCCTGCACGTCTCCGCGCATATGCTCACCGGCGACAACCCACAAACAGCCGCCTCCATCGCCGCGCAGTGCGGCATCTCCCCCGCCGACACCCACGCCTCACTGCTCCCGGCGGACAAGCTCACCGTCATCCGCAGCCTGCAACAGCAGGGCCGCACCGTAGCCATGGCCGGAGACGGCCTCAACGACGCCGCCGCACTCGCCCAGGCCGACACCGGCATCGCCGTCTCCACCGGCACCGACCTGACCCGCGAGGCCGCCGACCTGATCCTGATGAGCGGCGCAGCCCACGGCGAGATCGACCTCCGCGCCATCCCCACAGCCATCCGCCTGGCCCGCCGCACCACCCGCACCATGCGCCAGAACCTCGGCTGGGCGGTGGCCTACAACGCCTGCGGCCTACCCATCGCCGCCGGTCTCCTCTACCCGCACTTCCACATCCTGCTCAGCCCGGTGCTGGCCTCAGCCGCAATGGCGCTCTCGAGCACCTCGGTCCTGCTCAACTCCCTGCGCCTGCGCCGCTTCCACTAG
- the lptF gene encoding LPS export ABC transporter permease LptF yields MRLLTRYLLREVLSHALLGGVVFTFVLFMRDLGKILEIVVRNSASITDVGKLFAYTLPNALTVTIPMAVLVGILLGLSRLAADSEITAMRAAGMGALDFVRIVSIISFAALLIGLGNSLYLAPRAAAALLALEDSLKSSQASFEVQPRVFYEDFKNYVLYVQDVTPASGAALWHHVFLADLTEPATPHITTAAQALVTPGAPGTIELHLHDGGQHSISPTDPNQYDISTFVTTQLPIQTGAQEDTHLSRVDTPIHALPLRALFNPTPTNARIYRIELNKRFSYPFACLVLMLVGVPLGLSSKRGGKSTGFVLTILLVFVYYFLSSVGEALAKTGRLPPLLGVWGANILFAAAGILLLQQMSRGGVALSLFSSIGVALSRLLGRLRPSQAGKIPHERDLTDTIPQRVRSALGIQFPLILDDYIMREFGANFALVLGSLSTLFLIFTFFELIGDIIKNRTPLVTVGDYLLNLIPFILYNVTPLCVLVAVLITFGSLSRSSELTAMKASGLSLYRIVAPVLVLTAVVGVSLFAFDEFYLPAANRRQEALRYVIKGKPAQTFLRPDRQWISGQTVAEDRTNSPIAPGDPLPTKLTNDLPTRIFYYQFFDSDRNVFANITVFEFDPASFTLKKRIFASSARWDARVNRWVFENGWQRSFAGETIASYDPFVLTSFPEIREQPQYFKKEDRQSQEMSFNELTAYINDLRQSGFDVKRLSVQLNRKIAYPAITLVMAVLAVPFALSTGKRGGVAGFAVAILLAVLYLGVSSLFEAMGNVNTLPPPLAAWTPDLLFTFAGAYFLLRTPT; encoded by the coding sequence ATGCGCCTTCTCACCCGCTACCTTCTCCGCGAAGTTCTCTCTCACGCCCTGCTGGGCGGCGTGGTCTTCACCTTCGTGCTCTTCATGCGCGACCTCGGCAAGATCCTCGAGATCGTCGTGCGCAACTCGGCCTCCATCACCGACGTCGGCAAGCTCTTCGCCTACACGCTGCCCAACGCCCTCACCGTCACCATCCCGATGGCGGTGCTGGTCGGCATCCTGCTCGGCCTCTCGCGCCTCGCGGCCGACTCCGAGATCACCGCCATGCGCGCCGCGGGCATGGGCGCGCTCGACTTCGTCCGCATCGTCTCCATCATCTCCTTCGCCGCGCTGCTGATCGGCCTCGGCAACTCGCTCTACCTCGCTCCCCGCGCCGCCGCCGCGTTGCTCGCGCTCGAAGACTCCCTCAAGTCCTCTCAAGCATCTTTCGAGGTCCAGCCCCGCGTCTTCTACGAAGACTTCAAGAACTACGTCCTCTACGTTCAGGACGTCACCCCGGCCTCGGGCGCGGCGCTCTGGCACCACGTCTTCCTGGCCGACCTGACCGAGCCAGCCACCCCGCACATCACCACCGCCGCCCAGGCCCTCGTCACCCCCGGCGCGCCCGGCACCATCGAGCTGCACCTCCACGACGGCGGCCAGCACAGCATCTCGCCCACCGACCCCAACCAGTACGACATCTCCACCTTCGTCACCACGCAGCTCCCCATCCAGACCGGCGCGCAGGAGGACACGCACCTCTCCCGCGTCGACACGCCCATCCACGCGCTGCCCCTGCGAGCGCTCTTCAACCCCACCCCTACCAACGCCCGCATCTACCGGATCGAGCTGAACAAGCGCTTCTCCTACCCCTTCGCCTGCCTCGTCCTGATGCTGGTCGGCGTACCGCTGGGCCTCTCGTCCAAGCGCGGAGGCAAGTCCACCGGCTTCGTCCTCACCATCCTGCTGGTCTTCGTCTACTACTTCCTCTCCTCTGTCGGAGAAGCTCTCGCCAAGACCGGCCGCCTGCCGCCCCTCCTCGGCGTCTGGGGAGCCAACATCCTCTTCGCCGCAGCCGGAATCCTATTGCTGCAACAGATGTCCCGCGGCGGCGTCGCACTCAGCCTCTTCTCCTCCATCGGCGTGGCCCTCTCTCGCCTGCTCGGCCGCCTGCGCCCCAGCCAGGCCGGGAAGATTCCCCACGAGCGCGACCTAACCGACACCATACCCCAGCGCGTCCGCTCCGCCCTCGGCATCCAGTTCCCGCTCATCCTCGACGACTACATCATGCGCGAGTTCGGGGCCAACTTCGCCCTGGTCCTCGGCTCGCTCTCCACGCTCTTCCTCATCTTCACCTTCTTCGAGCTGATCGGCGACATCATCAAGAACCGCACGCCGCTGGTCACCGTAGGCGACTATCTCCTCAATCTCATCCCCTTCATCCTCTACAACGTCACCCCGCTCTGCGTCCTGGTCGCCGTGCTCATCACCTTCGGCTCGCTCTCGCGCTCGTCCGAGCTGACGGCCATGAAGGCCAGCGGCCTCTCGCTCTACCGCATCGTCGCGCCGGTGCTGGTGCTCACAGCGGTCGTGGGCGTCTCTCTCTTCGCCTTCGACGAGTTCTACCTGCCCGCCGCCAACCGCCGCCAGGAGGCGCTCCGCTACGTCATCAAGGGCAAGCCCGCGCAGACCTTCCTGCGCCCCGACCGCCAGTGGATCTCGGGCCAGACCGTCGCCGAAGACCGTACGAATTCTCCTATCGCCCCCGGCGATCCGTTGCCCACCAAGCTGACCAACGACCTGCCCACCCGCATCTTCTACTACCAGTTCTTCGACTCCGACCGGAACGTCTTCGCCAACATCACCGTCTTCGAGTTCGACCCGGCCTCCTTCACCCTGAAGAAGCGCATCTTCGCCTCCTCCGCCCGCTGGGACGCACGGGTGAACCGCTGGGTCTTTGAGAACGGCTGGCAGCGCTCCTTTGCAGGCGAGACCATCGCCTCCTACGATCCCTTCGTGCTCACCAGCTTCCCCGAGATCCGCGAGCAGCCCCAGTACTTCAAGAAGGAAGATCGCCAGTCGCAGGAGATGTCCTTCAACGAGCTGACCGCGTACATCAACGACCTGCGCCAGTCGGGCTTCGACGTCAAGCGCCTCAGCGTCCAGCTCAACCGCAAGATCGCCTACCCGGCCATCACGCTGGTCATGGCGGTGCTGGCGGTGCCCTTTGCGCTGAGCACGGGCAAGCGCGGCGGCGTGGCTGGGTTTGCCGTGGCGATCCTGCTGGCGGTTCTTTACCTCGGCGTCAGCAGCCTGTTTGAGGCGATGGGCAACGTCAACACGCTGCCCCCGCCGCTGGCCGCGTGGACCCCGGACCTACTCTTCACCTTCGCCGGAGCCTACTTCCTCCTCCGCACTCCCACCTAG
- a CDS encoding HXXEE domain-containing protein, producing MCAARGWLNENWLYAGLTGGCFYLAMLPLLRPAHSGAWSTPDLLLYLQLPLYMSHQLEEHYHDRFRLYVNTHLGHGCELLTKDAVTFINVISVWCVDLLALYGARFGCVSWALAAFYLAIVNGIVHLLAALRTRNYNPGLVTALVLLLPAASRGAAVYSRANHLGAGENLGYAGLAVALHAAIIAYVARRRAILIASRV from the coding sequence ATGTGTGCCGCTCGAGGCTGGCTGAATGAAAACTGGCTGTATGCGGGCCTGACGGGAGGCTGCTTTTATCTCGCCATGCTGCCGCTGCTTCGGCCAGCCCATTCGGGAGCCTGGAGTACGCCCGATCTGCTGCTCTACCTTCAGCTTCCTTTGTATATGAGCCATCAGCTTGAGGAGCACTATCATGACCGCTTTCGCCTCTACGTCAATACTCACCTGGGGCATGGTTGTGAGCTTCTGACGAAGGACGCGGTCACGTTCATCAACGTCATCAGCGTCTGGTGCGTCGATCTCCTGGCTCTGTACGGTGCCCGGTTCGGCTGCGTCTCGTGGGCTCTTGCGGCCTTCTATCTGGCGATCGTCAACGGCATCGTTCATCTTCTGGCCGCACTGCGCACGCGCAACTACAATCCGGGCCTGGTTACGGCGCTTGTGTTGCTGCTTCCGGCGGCCTCGAGGGGAGCGGCGGTCTACTCTCGCGCAAATCATCTGGGAGCGGGGGAGAATCTGGGGTACGCCGGGCTGGCCGTCGCTCTGCACGCGGCGATCATTGCTTATGTCGCTCGGCGCAGGGCCATCCTGATTGCGTCGCGCGTCTAG
- a CDS encoding FKBP-type peptidyl-prolyl cis-trans isomerase translates to MKLTTTLTILTLSVSAFAQTTTPAAPKTVTKPPVHHTTTAVHHAAAAAAPTCATTTTMSDKIPAVTGCAKPLYALSYIDTVIGTGEPAVPRKWYTVHYTGYLLDGTKFDSSVDRGQPFTFPYGAHQVIAGWDTGFEGMHVGGKRRLFVPYQLAYGEAGHPPAIPEKAELIFDVELIAISDQPPAPPAQPTETPKQ, encoded by the coding sequence ATGAAGCTGACAACCACCCTTACCATCCTCACCCTATCCGTCTCAGCCTTCGCCCAGACCACGACCCCGGCCGCTCCCAAAACCGTAACCAAGCCGCCAGTCCACCACACCACGACAGCCGTCCACCACGCCGCAGCCGCAGCGGCCCCCACCTGCGCCACCACCACAACCATGTCCGATAAGATTCCCGCCGTCACCGGCTGCGCCAAGCCCCTCTACGCCCTCAGCTACATCGACACCGTCATCGGCACCGGCGAGCCCGCCGTACCGCGCAAGTGGTACACCGTCCACTACACCGGCTACCTGCTCGACGGCACCAAGTTCGACTCCTCGGTCGACCGCGGCCAGCCCTTCACCTTCCCCTACGGCGCACACCAGGTCATCGCAGGCTGGGACACCGGCTTCGAAGGGATGCACGTCGGCGGCAAGCGTCGCCTCTTCGTTCCCTACCAACTCGCCTACGGCGAGGCCGGACACCCGCCCGCCATCCCCGAGAAGGCCGAGCTGATCTTCGACGTGGAGCTGATCGCCATCTCCGACCAGCCGCCCGCTCCCCCCGCGCAGCCCACCGAAACACCCAAGCAATAG